The DNA window GCACGAAGGTGACCTTCGGCCCCTCCAGCAGCTGCGCGAGGTGCGTCGCGACCGGGAACAGCGAGTAGCGGTCGTCCGGCGCGCCTTTCGGGCGGCCGAGGTGCGACATGAGGATCACGCGCGCGCCGCGCTCCAGCAGCGCGTGGATCGTGGGAAGCGCGGCGCGGATGCGCGTGTCGTCGCCCACCTGCCCGTTCTCGAGCGGGACGTTGAAGTCGACACGGACGAGCGCGCGCTTCCCCTGCAGCTCGTCGTCGCGCAGGTCGCGGATGGTCTTCTTGTTCATCGGGGCGGCTGGGGCAACGCGGGTGGTCGGAAGGGGCGCAAACGCCGACGGGGCGCGCCGGGGGAGACCCCGGCGCGCCCCGTCCGCATCGCGCTCAGAGGCGGGCGCCGATGAAGCGGAGCAGGTCCACGCAGCGCGAGGAGTAGCCCCACTCGTTGTCGTACCAGCCCGAGACCTTCACCATCGTCCCGTCGATGACGTTCGTGCTGAGCGAGTCGAGGATGCACGAGTGCGGGTTGCCGATGTAGTCGCTCGAGACGAGCGGCTCCTCGGTGTACGCGAGGATCCCCTGCAGCGGGCCGTTCTCCGCCGCCGCCTTGAACGCCGCGTTCACCTCGGCGATCGTCGTGCCGCGCTCGACCTCGACGGCCAGCTCGGTGAGCGAGACGTCGGGCGTCGGGACGCGGATCGCGATGCCGTCGATCTTCCCCTTCAGCTCGGGCAACACGAGCGACGTGGCCTTGGCCGCGCCCGTGCTGGTCGGGATGATCGACATCGCCGCCGCGCGCGCGCGGCGCAGGTCCTTGTGCGGCAGGTCGAGGATCGACTGGTCGTTGGTGTACGAGTGGATCGTCACCATCGTGCCGTGCCGGAAGCCGAAGCTGTCCTTGACGACCTTCACCATCGG is part of the Roseisolibacter agri genome and encodes:
- the gap gene encoding type I glyceraldehyde-3-phosphate dehydrogenase, with the translated sequence MAIRVGINGFGRIGRQVLRAAKLQGVADLDFVAVNDLTDTKTLAHLFKYDSVHRTFQGDVEAGEGSITIDGDEVKIFAEKDPGKLPWKDLGVDIVLESTGRFTDADKAGAHIQAGAKKVIISAPAKGEDLTIVMGVNSDKYDAAKHHIVSNASCTTNCLVPMVKVVKDSFGFRHGTMVTIHSYTNDQSILDLPHKDLRRARAAAMSIIPTSTGAAKATSLVLPELKGKIDGIAIRVPTPDVSLTELAVEVERGTTIAEVNAAFKAAAENGPLQGILAYTEEPLVSSDYIGNPHSCILDSLSTNVIDGTMVKVSGWYDNEWGYSSRCVDLLRFIGARL